The following proteins come from a genomic window of Thiothrix winogradskyi:
- a CDS encoding sialate O-acetylesterase, producing MRFFWMPLLALVLLAQTPTVWAKDRLIVLAGQSNMMGRGKVHELPATYKTTPANVKYFYQGREHPLAKFAWFGPEVSFAHDVARAFPNDTIILVKQAASGSLIQQWQPEQALYKALLRQVGFATPKDTTLQADAILWMQGESDAQESIGVAQQYGKRLTTLVTQLRTDLASPDSLFIYGQVNLDHEKHAESIASVRNQQQAAQQQLPGALMVSTDGLGKQSDGIHYDAAGQMELGKRFAKAYIEQMK from the coding sequence ATGCGATTCTTCTGGATGCCCTTGCTGGCACTCGTGCTGCTGGCGCAAACTCCCACCGTGTGGGCGAAAGATCGACTGATCGTATTGGCTGGACAGTCCAATATGATGGGGCGCGGCAAGGTACATGAGTTACCTGCTACTTATAAGACCACCCCCGCGAATGTGAAATATTTCTACCAAGGGCGCGAACACCCGCTGGCAAAATTTGCGTGGTTTGGCCCCGAAGTTAGCTTTGCGCACGATGTCGCCCGCGCTTTTCCCAACGATACTATTATTCTCGTGAAACAAGCCGCATCGGGCAGCCTGATTCAGCAATGGCAACCGGAGCAAGCGCTCTATAAAGCTTTGCTACGCCAAGTGGGTTTTGCCACCCCCAAAGACACGACCTTGCAGGCAGACGCGATTTTGTGGATGCAGGGGGAAAGCGATGCGCAAGAATCCATCGGTGTTGCCCAGCAATACGGCAAGCGCTTGACCACCTTGGTGACACAATTGCGCACTGATTTGGCTTCCCCCGACAGTTTATTCATTTACGGGCAGGTCAATCTGGATCACGAGAAACATGCCGAATCCATCGCGTCGGTACGCAATCAGCAGCAAGCCGCCCAGCAGCAATTGCCAGGGGCTTTGATGGTATCCACTGACGGTTTGGGTAAGCAGAGTGATGGCATCCACTACGATGCGGCAGGACAAATGGAATTAGGCAAACGCTTTGCAAAAGCCTACATTGAGCAGATGAAATAG
- a CDS encoding fumarate hydratase, with amino-acid sequence MTIIKQDDVIASVADALQFISYYHPVDFIEAMHKAWEREESPAAKDSIAQILVNSRMCAEGHRPICQDTGIVTVFVKVGMNVQWEGDMSLSDMINEGVRRAYMNPDNVLRASILADPAGARKNTKDNTPAVIHYEIVPGDTVSFDVAAKGGGSENKSKMVMLNPSDSIVDWVLKTVPTMGAGWCPPGMLGIGIGGTAEKAAVLAKEVLMEPIDIQELQARGAQNRVEELRLELYEKVNNLGLGAQGLGGLTTVLDVKIKDYPTHAASLPVCMIPNCAATRHTHFVLDGSGASLQTPPDLSNWPQISLEGGASATRVNLDTITPEQVRNLKPGETVLLSGKMLTGRDAAHKRMIDMLNKGETLPVDLKGRFIYYVGPVDPVRDEVVGPAGPTTSTRMDKFTRQILQQTGLLGMIGKSERGPIAIEAIKEFGAVYLMAVGGAAYLVSKAITGAKVLAFPELGMEAIYEFEVKDMPVTVAVDSNGESVHTTGPAKWKQIIDARLGK; translated from the coding sequence ATGACCATTATTAAGCAAGACGACGTAATCGCCAGTGTGGCGGATGCGTTGCAATTCATTTCGTATTATCACCCCGTCGATTTCATCGAGGCGATGCATAAGGCGTGGGAACGTGAAGAATCCCCTGCCGCGAAGGATTCCATTGCACAAATCCTCGTCAATTCGCGCATGTGTGCCGAAGGGCATCGCCCGATTTGCCAAGATACCGGCATCGTTACCGTCTTCGTCAAAGTCGGCATGAATGTGCAGTGGGAAGGCGACATGAGCCTGTCCGACATGATCAACGAAGGCGTGCGCCGTGCGTACATGAACCCCGATAACGTGTTGCGTGCGTCCATCCTCGCCGACCCAGCGGGGGCGCGGAAAAATACCAAAGACAACACGCCAGCGGTGATCCATTACGAAATCGTCCCTGGCGACACTGTGTCGTTTGACGTTGCGGCCAAGGGCGGTGGTTCTGAAAACAAATCCAAAATGGTCATGCTCAACCCTTCCGATAGCATTGTGGATTGGGTGTTGAAAACCGTGCCAACGATGGGAGCAGGCTGGTGTCCACCGGGAATGCTCGGCATTGGCATTGGCGGTACGGCGGAAAAAGCCGCTGTATTGGCGAAAGAAGTGCTGATGGAACCCATCGACATTCAAGAATTGCAAGCGCGTGGCGCACAAAACCGCGTCGAAGAATTGCGGTTGGAACTTTACGAAAAGGTCAACAACCTCGGCTTAGGCGCACAAGGTTTGGGCGGTTTGACCACAGTGCTGGATGTCAAAATCAAAGACTACCCAACTCACGCCGCATCCTTGCCCGTGTGCATGATTCCCAATTGTGCTGCAACTCGCCACACCCATTTCGTGCTGGACGGTTCCGGCGCGTCGTTGCAAACCCCTCCAGACTTATCCAACTGGCCGCAAATCTCACTGGAAGGCGGCGCGTCAGCCACCCGCGTTAATCTCGACACCATCACCCCCGAACAAGTGCGTAACCTGAAACCGGGCGAAACCGTATTACTGTCAGGCAAAATGCTGACGGGGCGTGACGCCGCGCACAAGCGCATGATCGACATGCTCAACAAGGGCGAAACGCTGCCGGTTGATTTGAAAGGGCGTTTCATTTATTACGTTGGCCCGGTTGACCCTGTGCGTGATGAAGTTGTCGGCCCTGCTGGCCCTACTACGTCCACCCGTATGGATAAATTCACCCGCCAAATCCTGCAACAAACCGGCTTACTGGGCATGATCGGCAAATCCGAACGTGGCCCGATTGCGATTGAAGCGATCAAGGAATTCGGTGCTGTTTACTTGATGGCAGTCGGTGGGGCGGCGTATTTGGTATCCAAAGCGATTACGGGCGCGAAAGTGTTAGCGTTCCCCGAACTCGGCATGGAAGCCATTTACGAATTCGAGGTCAAGGATATGCCGGTCACGGTTGCGGTGGATAGCAACGGTGAGTCCGTGCATACCACCGGACCTGCGAAGTGGAAGCAAATTATTGATGCGCGTTTAGGAAAATAA
- a CDS encoding DUF1820 family protein, translating to MSSDRSIYRISFVNQDKIYEIFARQVYESDLYGFVVVEEIVFGTQSSVVIDPAEERLKTEFEAVKRSFIPIHSVIRIDEVEHTGVSKILALDGSGAVGNVSPFARPVGKKKD from the coding sequence TTGAGCAGCGACCGCAGCATCTACCGCATTTCTTTTGTTAACCAAGACAAGATTTACGAAATTTTTGCCCGTCAGGTCTACGAGTCGGACCTGTACGGCTTTGTCGTGGTGGAAGAAATTGTTTTCGGTACGCAAAGCAGCGTGGTGATCGACCCCGCTGAAGAGCGCCTCAAAACGGAGTTTGAAGCGGTCAAGCGCAGCTTCATCCCCATCCATTCCGTGATCCGTATTGACGAAGTGGAACACACGGGTGTCAGCAAAATTCTGGCACTAGACGGTTCGGGGGCTGTGGGTAATGTCAGCCCGTTTGCCCGTCCGGTGGGTAAGAAAAAAGACTAA
- a CDS encoding lytic murein transglycosylase, producing the protein MNQKWLHGLPVVLLLVVLLFGYGTRTDSAFDAWKQQFRQVAINKGIHADNVDRALRGLSPDKKVLRLEAHQPEFTKSVWEYLETAASPERIAKGQAFLHDYAPLLSRIHAQYGVQPEYLLSVWGLESNFGNHTGRYSIVRSLATLAYAGEPARREFWQAQLISALRIVQNGDMPPISMQGSWAGAIGHTQFIPTTFEAYAVDFDGDGKRDLVNSIPDALASTANYLANSGWERDQPWGFEVRLPANFDWSQADVDFWLPLNIWGKIAGVTAVHGQVLDSSTSNAFVLLPAGHRGPAFLALRNFDAILKYNNAQNYALAVGYLGDRIQGKPPLSATWPTEELPLSHAQKSELQSLLTMAGYSTEGVDGKLGPNTRSALRRWQQEAGFPADGYATLQQLDVLRQRVAAKTAN; encoded by the coding sequence ATGAACCAGAAGTGGTTACATGGGTTGCCGGTAGTGTTATTGCTTGTTGTGCTGTTGTTCGGGTACGGAACCAGGACTGACAGTGCGTTTGATGCATGGAAGCAGCAATTTCGTCAGGTCGCCATTAACAAAGGCATCCACGCGGACAACGTGGATAGGGCTTTGCGGGGCTTGTCGCCCGATAAAAAAGTCCTGCGTCTGGAAGCACATCAGCCCGAATTTACCAAAAGTGTTTGGGAATACCTCGAAACCGCCGCATCCCCCGAACGTATCGCCAAAGGGCAAGCCTTTTTACACGATTACGCACCGCTATTAAGCCGTATCCACGCGCAATACGGCGTACAACCCGAATACCTATTATCGGTCTGGGGGCTGGAAAGCAATTTCGGCAACCATACCGGGCGTTATAGCATTGTACGTTCACTGGCAACGCTGGCGTATGCAGGGGAACCAGCCCGCCGTGAATTCTGGCAGGCACAACTCATTTCAGCCTTACGCATTGTGCAAAATGGCGATATGCCGCCCATTTCCATGCAGGGTTCATGGGCAGGTGCTATCGGACACACGCAATTTATCCCCACGACGTTTGAAGCCTACGCAGTTGATTTTGACGGCGATGGCAAGCGCGATTTGGTGAACAGCATTCCCGATGCATTGGCGTCCACCGCGAATTATCTGGCAAATTCTGGTTGGGAACGCGATCAGCCGTGGGGCTTTGAAGTGCGTTTGCCAGCGAATTTCGACTGGTCGCAAGCGGATGTGGATTTCTGGTTGCCGCTGAATATCTGGGGCAAGATTGCGGGCGTGACGGCTGTTCATGGACAGGTGTTGGATAGCAGCACTAGCAATGCCTTTGTGTTGTTACCTGCGGGGCATCGAGGCCCGGCGTTTTTGGCATTACGCAATTTCGATGCAATTCTCAAGTACAACAATGCGCAGAATTACGCACTCGCCGTCGGTTATTTGGGGGATCGTATTCAAGGCAAACCGCCATTATCGGCAACTTGGCCGACCGAAGAATTACCATTGAGCCATGCTCAGAAATCCGAATTGCAGTCCTTGCTGACGATGGCGGGTTATAGCACCGAGGGGGTAGATGGCAAATTGGGGCCAAATACCCGTTCCGCCTTGCGGCGTTGGCAACAAGAGGCGGGTTTCCCAGCGGATGGTTACGCTACCTTGCAACAGTTGGACGTGTTACGCCAGCGTGTCGCTGCAAAGACAGCCAATTAA
- a CDS encoding SWIM zinc finger family protein: protein MEFSRKYQGNSQVSNTSRETNMSFVPDALRNPTFFAADLGQHIPFREAMSALHQVVVSDMSFQPKDKSDYKAWLKAQEDVFLAEAMAKQGQIKAQLDELRQQMREVQQAETAVLSPFYKARSEYFQYLYKNDIDAWYVLDPVITVHPDSIFFECFSQDESSYGKLSCRYEVFENVREHAYGTTNIDYSHELYQEFQKIRDYKRTEFVIDPSGFEVKTDLSDDFKEEKIDLPDSWVRGFLQVSSAMSLPFTTFNLHPMDMYNILLFLKRHKEKTGPRSLRFCLTPDQPIQVKFDPWGETLTCPRSIYTGNTAQEVRIWGRRRLFILERLLPIVKHFRVSLLGSGLPSFWVAEMEHMTFTLGLSGWSANDFSRMGNFDLMAPRGEVDSVTAERVFAALQTTWQESATSLALRLGLDELTVKSALGIYSQYGRVLYDMDKDVYRLRELSKDPLPMDKLRFSNEREAKADNFRKAGLVTVIAREAQQNGRQLVRGEVIDNAHTYQPEITLDADMRLVEAKCSCHFYIQNKLNQGPCEHMLAVRLETNNANS, encoded by the coding sequence ATGGAATTTTCCCGCAAATACCAAGGCAACTCGCAAGTCTCGAACACTAGCCGTGAAACGAATATGTCCTTCGTGCCGGATGCGTTGCGTAACCCGACGTTTTTTGCAGCGGATTTGGGGCAACATATCCCGTTCCGCGAAGCCATGTCCGCGCTGCATCAAGTAGTGGTGTCAGATATGAGCTTCCAGCCTAAAGACAAATCCGATTACAAAGCGTGGCTGAAAGCGCAAGAGGATGTGTTCTTGGCGGAAGCAATGGCAAAACAGGGGCAAATCAAAGCGCAACTGGACGAATTACGCCAGCAAATGCGCGAAGTGCAGCAAGCAGAAACGGCAGTGTTGTCACCGTTTTATAAAGCGCGTTCTGAGTATTTCCAGTATTTGTACAAGAACGATATTGATGCGTGGTATGTGCTTGACCCGGTGATTACCGTTCACCCCGACAGTATTTTCTTTGAATGCTTTTCGCAGGACGAGTCGAGTTACGGCAAATTGAGCTGCCGCTACGAAGTGTTTGAGAATGTGCGCGAACACGCTTACGGCACGACCAATATCGACTATTCGCACGAGTTGTATCAGGAATTCCAGAAAATTCGTGATTACAAGCGCACCGAATTTGTGATTGATCCGTCTGGCTTTGAGGTGAAAACCGACCTGAGTGATGACTTCAAGGAAGAGAAAATCGACCTGCCCGACAGTTGGGTACGCGGTTTCCTGCAAGTCAGTTCGGCGATGAGTTTACCGTTTACGACCTTCAACCTGCACCCGATGGATATGTACAATATCTTGCTGTTTTTAAAGCGGCACAAGGAAAAGACAGGCCCCCGTTCATTGCGGTTTTGCCTGACACCGGATCAGCCGATTCAGGTGAAGTTTGATCCGTGGGGCGAAACCTTGACTTGTCCGCGCAGTATTTACACGGGCAATACGGCGCAGGAAGTGCGGATTTGGGGGCGGCGGCGTTTGTTCATACTGGAACGTTTGTTGCCCATCGTGAAGCATTTCCGCGTGAGCTTGCTGGGTTCGGGTTTGCCGAGCTTTTGGGTAGCGGAAATGGAGCACATGACCTTCACGCTGGGCTTGTCGGGTTGGAGTGCCAATGACTTTTCGCGCATGGGCAATTTCGATTTGATGGCTCCACGGGGTGAAGTCGATAGCGTCACCGCCGAGCGCGTGTTTGCAGCGTTGCAGACTACTTGGCAGGAAAGTGCTACATCGCTGGCATTGCGCTTAGGATTAGACGAGCTAACCGTAAAATCCGCACTGGGGATTTACTCACAATACGGGCGCGTATTGTATGACATGGATAAGGATGTATACCGCCTCCGCGAACTTAGCAAAGACCCATTGCCAATGGATAAACTGCGTTTCAGCAATGAGCGCGAAGCCAAGGCAGATAATTTCCGTAAAGCGGGTTTGGTGACGGTGATTGCGCGAGAAGCGCAGCAGAATGGACGGCAGTTGGTGCGCGGCGAAGTGATCGACAATGCACACACGTATCAACCGGAGATTACGCTGGATGCGGATATGCGACTGGTGGAAGCCAAATGTTCTTGCCACTTCTACATTCAGAACAAGCTGAATCAAGGGCCGTGTGAACATATGTTAGCGGTGCGCTTGGAAACCAATAACGCCAATTCCTAG